One Denticeps clupeoides chromosome 3, fDenClu1.1, whole genome shotgun sequence DNA window includes the following coding sequences:
- the nacc1b gene encoding LOW QUALITY PROTEIN: nucleus accumbens-associated protein 1 (The sequence of the model RefSeq protein was modified relative to this genomic sequence to represent the inferred CDS: inserted 2 bases in 1 codon): MAQMLQMAIPNFGNNVLECLNEQRLQGLYCDVSIMVKGHAFKAHRAVLAASSSYFRDLFNANGTDGTMGGGGKSALVVELPPAVQPQSFQQILTFCYTGRLSMNVGDQFLLMYTAGFLQIQQIMEKGTEFFLKVSSPSCDSQGLHAEETPPSEPQSPVAPPAAVTRPASCVTPLPLASRAKAEQTLQQQQLDVNSYSVLCTPVAKRLWEGGNREGGGGPGGGGGGGTRKAARISXKRPRQPEARGGGTAQAGAALVGVGTAGCGVAGGAINNNGGSNTHSTSEGTSPGTLSVYTSDSPISYHDEEEEEEMTDDAEEQYRQICNMYTMYSMLNVGATGDRVDALPDHLSADTRGRVRVRQDLASLPAELIAQIGNRCHPKLYEEGDPAEKLELVSGTSVFISRAQLMNCHVSAGTRHKVLLRRLLASFFDRSTLANSCGTGIRSSTNDPSRKPLDSRVLHAVKFYCQNFAPTFKESEMNAIAADMCTNARRVVRKSWIPKLKLLIAEGDAYTSFLPDGIKLEADALASEHGFDGPLDGPTGSEAGPSTADALQGMAGDASTLF, from the exons ATGGCTCAGATGCTGCAGATGGCTATTCCCAATTTTGGCAACAACGTCCTGGAGTGTCTGAATGAACAGCGGCTGCAGGGATTGTACTGCGATGTGTCCATAATGGTGAAGGGCCACGCCTTTAAAGCGCATCGCGCTGTGCTGGCAGCCAGCAGCTCCTACTTCCGCGACCTCTTCAATGCCAACGGGACGGACGGAACCATGGGCGGCGGCGGCAAGAGCGCGCTGGTGGTGGAGCTTCCACCGGCTGTGCAGCCGCAGAGCTTCCAGCAGATCCTGACCTTCTGTTACACCGGCCGTCTCAGCATGAACGTGGGCGACCAGTTCCTGCTCATGTACACCGCCGGCTTCCTGCAGATCCAGCAGATCATGGAGAAGGGCACCGAGTTCTTCCTGAAGGTCAGCTCGCCAAGCTGCGACTCGCAGGGGCTGCACGCGGAGGAGACCCCGCCCTCGGAGCCCCAGAGCCCTGTTGCGCCACCAGCAGCGGTGACCAGGCCCGCCTCCTGTGTCACCCCTTTACCGCTGGCCAGCCGGGCAAAGGCGGAGCAGAcactccagcagcagcaactgGATGTGAACTCCTACTCGGTGCTCTGCACACCGGTGGCTAAACGCTTGTGGGAAGGGGGGAACCGTGAAGGTGGTGGAGGCCCAGGtgggggaggtggtggaggcACCAGAAAGGCCGCCCGCATCTC CAAGAGACCGCGACAGCCAGAGGCGCGGGGAGGTGGCACTGCCCAAGCAGGAGCAGCGCTAGTGGGGGTGGGGACAGCCGGATGTGGGGTCGCTGGCGGTGCCATTAATAACAATGGCGGCAGCAACACCCACAGCACCTCAGAGGGCACCAGTCCTGGCACCCTCAGCGTCTATACCAGCGACTCGCCCATCTCCTACCacgacgaggaagaggaggaggagatgactGATGATGCTGAGGAACAGTACCGGCAGATCTGCAACATGTACACCATGTATAGTATGCTGAACGTGGGAGCCACTG GAGATCGTGTGGACGCCCTGCCTGACCACCTCtcagcagacacgcgaggaagGGTGCGTGTGCGCCAGGACCTGGCCTCCCTGCCCGCTGAGCTCATAGCCCAGATTGGCAACCGCTGCCACCCCAAGTTGTATGAAGAGGGCGACCCGGCCGAAAAGCTGGAGCTGGTGTCGGGAACCAGTGTCTTTATCTCGCGGGCACAGCTGATGAACTGCCATGTTAGCGCTGGCACCCGCCACAAAGTGCTGCTCCGCAGGCTACTGGCCTCTTTCTTtgacag GAGCACTTTGGCCAACAGCTGCGGGACAGGCATCCGTTCTTCCACCAATGACCCCAGCCGCAAGCCACTGGACAGCCGCGTGTTGCATGCTGTCAAGT TTTACTGCCAGAACTTTGCACCAACGTTCAAGGAGAGCGAGATGAATGCCATCGCAGCAGACATGTGTACCAATGCACGCCGGGTAGTCCGCAAGAGCTGGATCCCCAaactgaaactactgattgccGAGGGCGATGCCTACACCAGCTTCCTCCCGGATGGCATCAAGCTTGAGGCGGACGCCCTGGCCAGCGAGCACGGCTTCGACGGGCCGCTGGATGGGCCGACAGGGTCAGAGGCTGGACCCTCTACAGCAGATGCCCTGCAGGGCATGGCCGGTGATGCCAGCACTTTATTCTAG
- the stx10 gene encoding syntaxin-10 translates to MSLDDPFFVVKGEVQKALLRAQGLFERWEELLQEGTPISRDELDWSTNELRNCLRAIDWDLEDLHETISIVESNPGKFRLAENELEERRNFVERTRNSVQVMKERLSSPSAVAQTQKKNREALMAAPAHDRFAGLEPHLVSANSRYIQEQQEQQQLIMQDQDEQLDLVSGSIRVLKDMSGRIGDELDEQSVMLGEFGEEMDQTSTRMDSVLKKMEKVSHMTSSRRQWCAIGVLVTIILVVLILFFTL, encoded by the exons ATGTCGCTGGATGATCCTTTCTTCGTGGTTAAAGG GGAGGTGCAGAAGGCACTCCTTCGAGCTCAGGGTCTGTTTGAGCGCTGGGAGGAGCTTCTGCAGGAGGGAACGCCCATCAGCCGCGATGAGCTGGACTGGAGCACTAATGAGCTGAGGAACTGCCTGCGGGCCATTGATTGGGACCTGGAGGACCTGCATGAGACCATCA GTATTGTGGAGTCCAACCCCGGAAAGTTTCGCTTGGCAGAGAATGAGCTGGAAGAGAGGAGGAATTTTGTGGAGCGAACACGGAACTCCGTACAG GTGATGAAGGAGCGTCTCTCCAGCCCGTCGGCTGTGGCTCAgacacagaagaagaacagaGAG gCCCTGATGGCTGCTCCAGCTCACGATCGCTTCGCTGGTCTGGAGCCTCATCTTGTATCGGCCAATTCACGCTACAtccaggagcagcaggagcaaCAGCAG TTAATCATGCAGGACCAGGATGAGCAGTTAGACCTGGTGTCTGGCAGCATCCGTGTGTTGAAGGACATGTCTGGACGTATAGGAGACGAGCTGGATGAGCAGTCTGT GATGCTGGGTGAGTTTGGAGAAGAGATGGACCAGACGAGCACACGGATGGATTCTGTTcttaaaaaaatggagaaagttTCCCACATGACAAGTA GCCGGCGACAGTGGTGTGCCATCGGCGTCCTTGTCACCATAATCCTGGTGGTCCTGATCCTGTTCTTCACACTATGA